In the genome of Ghiorsea bivora, one region contains:
- the rpmI gene encoding 50S ribosomal protein L35, whose amino-acid sequence MPKMKTHSGAAKRFSKTGSGKWKRNKANAQHILTKKSPKRIRGFRGTTLVAPSDVKALNRLIPGA is encoded by the coding sequence ATGCCTAAGATGAAAACACACAGTGGTGCTGCAAAACGTTTTTCTAAAACAGGAAGCGGCAAATGGAAGCGTAATAAAGCAAACGCTCAACACATTTTGACTAAAAAATCGCCGAAGCGTATTCGTGGATTCCGTGGTACAACTTTAGTTGCACCATCAGATGTTAAAGCTTTGAATCGTTTGATTCCCGGCGCATAA
- the rplT gene encoding 50S ribosomal protein L20 — protein MPRVKSGVQAHARHKKVIKAAKGYYGRRKSCFRVATQAVDKGRQYAYRDRKVKKRDFRSLWIVRINAAARLNGLSYSRFMFGLTQAGITLDRKVLADIAVRDAEAFAQLAATAKANIQ, from the coding sequence ATGCCTCGCGTAAAATCAGGTGTTCAGGCGCATGCTCGTCATAAGAAAGTTATTAAAGCTGCAAAAGGTTATTACGGTCGTCGTAAGAGCTGTTTCCGTGTAGCTACTCAAGCGGTAGATAAAGGTCGCCAGTATGCGTACCGTGACCGTAAAGTTAAAAAACGTGATTTCCGCAGTTTGTGGATTGTTCGCATCAATGCGGCAGCACGTTTGAATGGTTTAAGCTATTCACGTTTCATGTTTGGTTTAACCCAAGCTGGTATCACGCTAGATCGTAAAGTTCTTGCTGATATCGCAGTTCGTGATGCAGAAGCGTTTGCGCAACTTGCAGCAACGGCTAAAGCAAACATTCAATAA
- the infC gene encoding translation initiation factor IF-3 — protein sequence MARRVLIAKKELAVNHDIEAPEVRVIGHDGEQIGVLKRHEAIAKAEEVGLDLIMMSPNAKPPVCKIMDYGKYKYDQSKKANEAKKKQHVIQVKEVKVRATTDQHDLDVKLRNVRKFLSEGNKVKVSLRFRGREMAYTGQGREQLEHIAEEVKELGKPEKMPNMEGRQMIMIINPLKK from the coding sequence CTGGCAAGGAGAGTACTTATCGCCAAGAAAGAATTAGCAGTGAACCATGACATTGAAGCTCCAGAAGTTCGTGTTATTGGTCATGACGGAGAACAAATTGGTGTTTTGAAACGCCATGAGGCTATTGCAAAAGCAGAAGAAGTTGGGCTGGATCTCATTATGATGTCACCCAATGCCAAGCCGCCTGTCTGCAAAATTATGGATTATGGCAAGTATAAGTACGACCAAAGCAAAAAAGCGAACGAAGCAAAGAAAAAGCAACATGTGATTCAAGTGAAGGAAGTGAAGGTTCGCGCCACCACTGACCAACATGATTTGGATGTAAAGCTTAGAAATGTTCGTAAGTTCTTGTCAGAAGGTAACAAAGTTAAAGTGTCTTTGCGTTTTCGTGGTCGCGAAATGGCGTATACGGGGCAAGGACGTGAGCAATTGGAACATATTGCTGAAGAAGTAAAGGAATTGGGCAAACCTGAAAAAATGCCTAACATGGAAGGACGGCAAATGATTATGATCATTAATCCGTTGAAGAAATAG
- the thrS gene encoding threonine--tRNA ligase gives MNIQLPDGSTRTLNDGATAFDLAMDIGEGLARAVIAAKVNGDVVDLSYALSDGDSVALITEKSDEALEVIRHSTAHLLAMAVQEVFPAAQVTIGPVIEDGFYYDFAFERAFTPDDLKVIEKKMKEIAKRKLPIVREVWQRDDAIAHFENIGEKYKALLIGRIPEGEEVSIYKQGEWGDLCRGPHVPNTSKLKHFKLMKVSGAYWEGNAENEQLHRIYGTAWSSKDDLKAYLHRLEEAEKRDHRKLAKQLDLFHLQEEAPGMIFWHPKGWNIWQVVENEIRSIMRDNGYQEIKTPQVVDRKLWEKSGHWEKFREDMFTTSTENREYAIKPMNCPCHIQVFNQNLHSYRDLPLRLAEFGSCHRNEPSGTLHGLMRLRNFVQDDAHIFCAEEQIQDEVGTFIDLVYETYKKFGFEEVIIFLSDRPEKRVGTDEQWDKAESSLHEALKSKGIEYGLNPGEGAFYGPKIEFSLKDCLGRVWQCGTIQVDFSMPGRLDAEYIGADDKKHVPVMLHRAILGSLERFIGILIEEHAGKFPFWLAPTQVVVCNISDSQSNYVQEITEKMRLAGFRVESDLRNEKVGYKVRAHTLQRVPFILVVGEREKEENTVSVRTRSGDNLGVQSVDSWIAEMQNMKNQYL, from the coding sequence ATGAATATCCAATTGCCAGATGGCTCTACACGAACCTTAAACGATGGTGCAACAGCATTCGATTTAGCCATGGATATTGGCGAAGGGTTAGCAAGGGCTGTGATTGCAGCGAAAGTGAACGGCGATGTTGTTGATTTGTCATACGCCTTATCTGATGGCGATAGTGTTGCTTTGATTACTGAAAAGTCTGATGAAGCCTTGGAAGTGATTCGTCACTCTACCGCACATTTATTAGCCATGGCAGTGCAAGAAGTGTTTCCTGCTGCGCAAGTGACGATTGGTCCTGTGATTGAAGATGGTTTCTACTACGATTTTGCTTTTGAGCGCGCTTTTACACCGGATGATTTAAAAGTCATTGAAAAGAAAATGAAAGAAATTGCCAAACGTAAACTTCCGATTGTGCGTGAAGTTTGGCAGCGTGATGATGCGATTGCGCATTTTGAAAACATTGGCGAAAAATACAAAGCATTGTTGATTGGTCGTATTCCTGAAGGCGAAGAAGTTAGTATTTACAAACAAGGTGAATGGGGCGACTTATGTCGTGGTCCACATGTGCCTAACACTTCTAAGCTTAAACATTTTAAATTGATGAAAGTGTCCGGTGCATATTGGGAAGGTAATGCGGAAAATGAGCAGCTTCACCGTATTTATGGCACGGCTTGGTCATCTAAAGATGACCTAAAAGCCTATTTGCATCGATTGGAAGAAGCCGAGAAACGCGACCATCGCAAGTTAGCTAAACAATTGGACTTGTTCCATCTTCAAGAAGAAGCGCCAGGTATGATTTTCTGGCACCCTAAAGGTTGGAATATTTGGCAGGTTGTTGAGAATGAAATTCGTTCCATCATGCGTGATAATGGCTACCAAGAAATCAAAACACCACAGGTTGTAGATAGAAAACTTTGGGAAAAGTCCGGGCATTGGGAAAAGTTCCGTGAGGATATGTTTACCACCAGCACAGAAAACCGTGAATATGCGATTAAACCCATGAACTGCCCTTGCCATATTCAGGTGTTCAATCAGAATTTACATTCATATCGTGATTTGCCACTGCGTTTGGCTGAGTTCGGCTCATGTCATCGTAATGAACCATCGGGTACATTGCATGGTTTGATGCGTTTGCGTAACTTTGTACAGGATGATGCGCATATTTTCTGTGCAGAAGAGCAAATTCAAGATGAAGTCGGTACATTTATCGACTTGGTGTATGAAACATACAAGAAATTTGGTTTTGAAGAGGTCATTATCTTCTTGTCTGACCGCCCTGAAAAACGTGTGGGTACAGATGAGCAGTGGGATAAGGCTGAGTCATCTTTGCACGAGGCTTTGAAGTCTAAGGGTATTGAATATGGTTTAAACCCTGGTGAAGGGGCATTTTATGGCCCTAAGATTGAGTTCTCGCTCAAGGACTGTTTGGGGCGTGTTTGGCAATGCGGTACGATTCAAGTGGACTTCTCTATGCCAGGTCGTCTGGATGCAGAGTATATTGGTGCTGATGACAAAAAACATGTGCCAGTGATGTTGCACAGGGCAATCTTGGGCTCATTAGAGCGGTTTATCGGTATTTTGATTGAAGAACATGCGGGTAAATTCCCATTTTGGCTTGCGCCAACACAAGTTGTGGTGTGTAATATCTCGGATTCACAGTCAAATTATGTTCAAGAAATCACTGAAAAAATGCGGCTTGCAGGCTTTAGAGTAGAATCGGACTTGCGTAATGAGAAAGTCGGCTATAAGGTGCGCGCCCACACTTTGCAGCGTGTACCCTTCATTTTAGTGGTGGGTGAGCGTGAAAAAGAGGAAAACACTGTATCTGTGCGTACCCGAAGTGGTGATAACTTAGGTGTACAATCTGTGGATTCATGGATTGCAGAGATGCAAAATATGAAAAATCAGTACCTGTAA
- the lplT gene encoding lysophospholipid transporter LplT translates to MNKDIRKLLTAQFLTAMADNAMLFVAVAMVMQGALQGDWYVPALQGCFLVAFVVLAPWVGTFADTHSKPKVLMLANIIKGVGALMLLLGMEPLIAYAVVGVGAATYSPAKYGILPELVDNDDDLMKGNGWVEGSTIVAILVGTVVGAKVADYSIHMALLFVLSLYTVSAVVALLMSKLPAAHKKEAKGALGSFKATVTTLLSNPRARFSTLGVSLFWASAVSLRLIIIAWAPVVLLLSTTEDISLLSLFIALGIACGALLAPKIIPMHQLRRVRFAAYALGLSILALMLVDDVNVARALLFVAGLCGGLFVVPVNAVLQDIGHQSVGSGHAVAVQHFFENTAMLTATAVYTFAVSMGVAATTSMMVLGGFILVVTTIIAEKLPENT, encoded by the coding sequence ATGAATAAAGATATTCGTAAGCTGCTTACTGCCCAATTTTTAACGGCAATGGCAGACAATGCGATGTTGTTTGTGGCGGTGGCGATGGTGATGCAAGGTGCATTGCAAGGTGATTGGTATGTGCCTGCGCTTCAAGGTTGTTTTTTGGTGGCATTTGTGGTGTTAGCCCCTTGGGTGGGCACGTTTGCCGATACTCATTCCAAACCCAAAGTGTTGATGTTAGCCAATATCATTAAAGGTGTGGGCGCATTGATGTTGCTGTTGGGTATGGAGCCTTTAATTGCTTATGCTGTGGTGGGTGTCGGGGCTGCGACATACAGCCCTGCTAAGTATGGGATTCTACCTGAGCTTGTGGATAATGATGATGATTTAATGAAGGGTAATGGCTGGGTAGAAGGCAGCACCATTGTTGCGATTTTGGTGGGCACGGTGGTTGGTGCGAAGGTTGCGGATTATTCCATTCATATGGCACTGCTTTTTGTGTTAAGTTTATACACCGTCTCGGCTGTGGTGGCGTTGTTGATGTCCAAGCTGCCTGCGGCACATAAAAAAGAAGCCAAGGGTGCCTTGGGTAGTTTTAAGGCAACAGTGACCACCTTACTTTCCAACCCTAGAGCACGTTTTTCCACTTTGGGTGTGAGTTTGTTTTGGGCATCGGCAGTATCCTTGCGTCTCATTATTATTGCTTGGGCGCCTGTGGTGTTGTTATTGTCCACCACTGAAGATATTTCACTGCTTTCATTGTTTATTGCGCTGGGCATTGCATGCGGCGCACTTTTAGCCCCTAAAATCATCCCCATGCACCAATTAAGGCGGGTGCGATTTGCAGCTTATGCTTTGGGTTTAAGTATTTTGGCTTTGATGTTGGTGGATGATGTTAACGTAGCGCGGGCGTTGTTGTTTGTTGCAGGTTTGTGCGGTGGTTTGTTTGTTGTGCCGGTGAATGCGGTATTGCAAGATATTGGGCATCAATCGGTGGGTAGCGGGCATGCGGTTGCAGTGCAACATTTCTTTGAAAATACGGCAATGTTGACGGCTACGGCTGTGTATACTTTTGCAGTGAGTATGGGGGTGGCTGCAACCACATCCATGATGGTATTGGGTGGTTTTATTTTGGTGGTGACAACTATCATTGCGGAAAAATTACCTGAAAATACATAG
- the pheT gene encoding phenylalanine--tRNA ligase subunit beta, producing the protein MKIPFSWLKEHCPIEKTPQDVADDLVRLGHEVEGIETPRAGVKGVRVGHIVEMKPHPDADKLKLLKIDLGDVDHLAIVCGASNMVEGDKVPVATVGTSLPNGLKIKKGKIRGEVSFGMCCSEAELGLAEDADGLLILPKDAPVGEEVGEYLELEEAVLDLDITPNRGDCMSLRGIARDLAADYALPLIEPGDEVVTTDDSVVAPTVAVTASEDCTLYTACRIEGVKVVDSPEWLQTRLIAAGLRPINGVVDVINYTMLDLGQPMHAFDADTLDGSITVRLAKAGETFTSLEGKEVSLQAEDLVIADDAHVIALAGIMGSEPTGVTEKTSNIILESAAFRPARISITRRTCGLVSDSSMRFERGVDPAMIAVAMDQVAQMIVSLFGGQVSKTTAVGDADSLIKDTQIKVNMQRIESRLGIEVPKTADAVLERMGFGIEHDGDILNFSVPSHRPDVRLAEDISEEYARVIGFDNIPAVLPPLTTIQPSKVDTGIADAVRLGFVQVINYAFISKDEQRLFVPVDDKDLILPNPISEAMSVMRRSMFPSLLNTAKYNMNRQQTGVALVEQGRIYTGPLDEHTETNMLAWLMTGDVQQDTWYAKSRKADFFDLKGAIESWLQGRGLTARFMADDDVQGLQAGQTAKIFIGKSVAGYVGKVDGDLAGGFDLSDDVFVASINLDVLHTGKKAKFQPIPEFPSIERDLVFLFDKGVTSDVILQTVRKACGQQLVDASIFDLYDGQGVPEGKVSLGIRFVLQDAKRTLTQEDSDKVMQAVIDAMATKFKAELRG; encoded by the coding sequence ATGAAAATTCCATTTTCTTGGTTAAAAGAGCATTGCCCCATTGAAAAAACACCGCAAGATGTTGCTGATGATTTGGTACGTTTGGGGCATGAAGTTGAAGGTATTGAAACACCGCGTGCTGGTGTGAAAGGCGTTCGCGTGGGTCATATCGTGGAAATGAAACCACATCCTGATGCAGACAAATTGAAACTGCTTAAAATTGATTTGGGTGATGTTGACCATCTTGCCATTGTATGTGGTGCATCGAATATGGTGGAAGGCGATAAAGTACCCGTTGCCACTGTAGGTACGAGTTTACCCAATGGTTTAAAAATTAAAAAAGGTAAAATCCGTGGTGAGGTTAGCTTTGGCATGTGCTGCTCGGAAGCTGAACTTGGTTTGGCTGAAGATGCAGATGGTTTGTTGATTCTACCCAAAGATGCTCCCGTAGGCGAAGAAGTTGGTGAATACCTCGAGCTTGAAGAAGCGGTATTGGACTTGGACATTACACCCAACCGCGGTGATTGCATGAGTCTAAGAGGTATCGCAAGAGATTTGGCAGCAGATTATGCTCTGCCGTTGATTGAGCCTGGTGATGAAGTTGTAACAACCGATGATAGTGTGGTTGCGCCGACTGTTGCGGTTACAGCCAGTGAAGATTGCACATTGTATACGGCTTGCCGCATTGAAGGGGTGAAAGTGGTTGATTCACCTGAATGGTTGCAAACACGTTTAATTGCAGCGGGTTTGCGTCCGATTAATGGCGTGGTGGATGTGATTAACTATACCATGTTGGATTTGGGGCAACCCATGCATGCTTTTGATGCGGACACACTGGATGGAAGCATTACTGTGCGTTTAGCCAAAGCAGGCGAAACGTTTACCTCTTTAGAAGGCAAAGAAGTGAGCCTTCAGGCTGAAGACTTGGTGATAGCTGATGATGCCCATGTGATTGCTTTGGCGGGTATTATGGGTTCAGAACCTACGGGTGTGACTGAAAAAACCAGCAATATCATCTTGGAATCCGCAGCCTTTAGACCTGCGCGCATTAGTATTACGCGGCGCACTTGCGGTTTGGTATCGGATTCATCCATGCGTTTTGAGCGGGGCGTTGATCCTGCCATGATTGCGGTTGCTATGGATCAAGTAGCACAAATGATTGTGAGTTTGTTTGGTGGCCAAGTTAGCAAAACTACAGCCGTAGGTGATGCGGATAGTTTAATTAAAGACACGCAAATAAAAGTGAATATGCAGCGCATTGAATCACGTCTTGGCATTGAAGTGCCTAAAACGGCAGATGCAGTGCTGGAACGTATGGGTTTTGGTATTGAACATGATGGGGATATTTTAAACTTTAGTGTACCCAGTCATAGACCTGATGTGCGGTTGGCAGAAGATATTTCTGAAGAATATGCACGTGTGATTGGTTTTGACAATATCCCTGCAGTGTTACCACCGTTGACAACTATTCAACCAAGTAAGGTGGATACAGGTATTGCTGATGCAGTGCGTTTGGGTTTTGTGCAAGTGATTAATTATGCTTTTATCTCAAAAGATGAGCAGCGTTTATTTGTACCTGTTGATGATAAAGATTTGATATTACCCAATCCGATTTCTGAAGCCATGAGCGTGATGCGTCGTTCGATGTTTCCAAGTTTGTTGAATACGGCAAAATACAATATGAACCGTCAGCAAACAGGTGTGGCATTGGTTGAGCAAGGTCGAATTTATACGGGTCCGCTTGATGAACATACAGAAACCAATATGTTGGCTTGGTTGATGACGGGTGATGTGCAGCAAGATACTTGGTATGCGAAGTCTCGAAAAGCTGATTTCTTTGATTTGAAAGGTGCGATTGAATCATGGTTGCAAGGGCGCGGTTTAACGGCGCGTTTTATGGCAGATGATGATGTGCAAGGTTTACAAGCAGGGCAAACAGCAAAGATTTTTATTGGTAAATCCGTAGCGGGTTATGTCGGTAAAGTGGATGGTGATTTGGCGGGTGGTTTTGATTTATCCGATGATGTGTTTGTGGCATCCATCAATTTGGATGTATTACACACGGGCAAAAAAGCCAAGTTCCAGCCTATTCCCGAGTTTCCATCGATTGAACGCGATCTGGTGTTTCTGTTTGATAAGGGTGTCACTTCCGATGTTATTCTACAAACTGTGCGTAAAGCTTGTGGGCAGCAGCTGGTTGATGCCTCTATTTTTGATTTGTATGATGGTCAAGGTGTGCCTGAAGGTAAGGTGAGTTTGGGTATTCGTTTTGTATTACAAGATGCCAAACGTACACTGACACAAGAGGATTCAGACAAGGTGATGCAAGCAGTAATTGATGCAATGGCAACGAAGTTTAAAGCAGAACTTCGCGGATAA
- a CDS encoding AMP-binding protein, with protein MRLLMFFAKILLKQVFKVKVIGLEHLKDLDERALIVANHTSFLDGILLTLFLPIKVSFAIHGQYYNKWWMAPVKRIVSLFAIDHSDPMAMKSLIQHVKEGHRVVVFPEGRITSTGSLMKVYPGSGMVADKADATILPVCIQGAQYSHLSRMQGQAKLRWFPQISLTILPPTNMVFPEGISSRERRHKAGEQLADIMRDMVFQSSNYKQRLWDSLLDAAVIHGKKHEVIEDLERTPLHYADIFTRSMVLQQLLPKSLQKGERVGLMLPNANGCFLTFFAMQARGLIPAMLNFSAGEKAVLAALKTASVSTVITSKKFIELAELDELIAAIATKAEVVYLEDLKENLNIVHKLKGLVMAKFPSLGIRRLIKHVKPNDAAVVLFTSGSEGVPKGVVLSHQNILANVEQVRASISFNENDVCLNALPMFHSFGLTAGTMLTTLNGIKTFFYPSPLHYRIIPEMAYDINATIIFGTNVFLAAYAKYAHPYDFYTMKYAVAGAEKLQQETRDLWMEKFGVRLLEGYGATETSPILSVNTPMHFKLGTVGRFMPSIEYKLEHIPGIPKGGRLFVKAPNVMKGYLLHDNPSEIQPPKDGWYDTGDIVEVDNEGFVHIQGRAKRFAKVAGEMISLTAVEELCKHCWSEHEHVALAFPDVGKGEKVVLMSTLESPSRKDLVAYVKEHGINELNVPKTYLYTSEIPLLGTGKIHYVAAQALAEKMLAGNE; from the coding sequence ATGAGATTGTTGATGTTTTTTGCTAAGATATTATTAAAACAGGTGTTTAAGGTGAAAGTGATAGGTTTGGAGCATCTTAAAGACCTAGATGAACGCGCCCTTATTGTAGCAAACCATACATCATTCTTAGATGGTATTTTATTAACATTGTTTTTACCCATCAAAGTCAGCTTTGCAATACATGGGCAATATTATAATAAATGGTGGATGGCACCCGTTAAACGTATTGTGTCATTATTTGCCATTGATCATAGCGATCCTATGGCGATGAAAAGTTTGATTCAGCATGTCAAAGAAGGGCACAGAGTTGTGGTATTTCCTGAAGGTAGAATTACTTCTACGGGTTCATTGATGAAGGTATATCCAGGCTCTGGTATGGTGGCGGATAAAGCAGACGCGACTATACTTCCCGTGTGCATTCAGGGAGCGCAGTACTCTCATCTTTCACGTATGCAAGGACAGGCTAAATTGCGTTGGTTTCCGCAAATTTCCTTAACCATTTTACCGCCAACAAACATGGTTTTTCCTGAAGGTATAAGTAGCCGTGAACGTAGGCATAAAGCAGGGGAGCAGCTGGCGGATATTATGCGGGACATGGTGTTTCAATCGTCCAACTATAAACAACGGCTTTGGGATAGTTTACTCGATGCGGCTGTGATTCACGGTAAAAAACATGAGGTGATTGAAGATTTGGAGCGTACACCGTTGCATTATGCAGATATTTTTACGCGCAGCATGGTTTTACAGCAACTGTTGCCCAAGTCGTTGCAAAAGGGTGAGCGTGTTGGTTTGATGTTACCCAATGCCAATGGTTGCTTTTTAACCTTTTTTGCTATGCAGGCACGCGGGCTTATTCCAGCTATGTTGAACTTTTCAGCAGGTGAGAAAGCTGTGCTTGCTGCGCTAAAAACTGCCAGTGTGAGCACGGTGATAACATCGAAGAAGTTTATTGAATTGGCAGAGTTGGATGAACTTATCGCTGCGATTGCCACCAAAGCTGAAGTTGTTTATTTGGAAGACCTGAAAGAAAACCTGAATATAGTTCATAAGCTGAAAGGTTTGGTGATGGCGAAATTCCCAAGTTTGGGTATTCGCAGGTTGATTAAACATGTGAAACCAAATGATGCAGCAGTGGTATTGTTTACGTCGGGCTCAGAAGGTGTGCCCAAGGGCGTGGTGCTTTCACATCAAAATATCTTGGCAAATGTGGAGCAAGTACGTGCTAGTATTTCATTTAATGAAAATGATGTGTGTTTGAATGCACTGCCTATGTTTCACTCTTTCGGGCTAACGGCAGGCACCATGTTAACCACTTTAAATGGTATCAAAACATTCTTTTACCCTTCGCCACTGCATTATCGTATTATCCCTGAAATGGCCTATGATATCAATGCAACCATCATTTTTGGTACCAATGTCTTTTTAGCAGCATACGCAAAATATGCGCATCCTTATGATTTTTATACCATGAAATATGCTGTAGCAGGTGCTGAAAAGTTACAACAGGAAACACGCGATTTGTGGATGGAGAAGTTTGGTGTGCGTCTGCTGGAAGGGTACGGTGCCACGGAAACCAGCCCAATCTTATCGGTGAACACGCCCATGCATTTTAAGCTGGGCACTGTGGGGCGATTTATGCCCAGCATTGAATACAAATTGGAGCATATTCCAGGTATTCCCAAAGGTGGTCGGTTGTTTGTGAAAGCACCCAATGTGATGAAAGGTTATTTGTTGCATGATAATCCGAGTGAAATTCAACCACCCAAAGACGGTTGGTATGACACGGGTGACATTGTTGAAGTGGATAATGAAGGTTTTGTACATATTCAAGGCAGAGCCAAACGATTTGCCAAAGTGGCAGGAGAAATGATTTCACTCACGGCAGTGGAAGAATTATGTAAACACTGTTGGTCTGAGCATGAACATGTGGCACTGGCTTTTCCTGATGTGGGTAAGGGTGAGAAAGTTGTGCTGATGAGTACCCTAGAATCACCAAGTCGCAAGGATTTGGTGGCATATGTTAAAGAACATGGCATTAATGAGTTAAATGTGCCTAAAACATATTTGTATACCTCTGAGATACCACTGTTGGGTACGGGTAAAATTCATTATGTGGCAGCGCAAGCATTGGCTGAGAAGATGTTGGCGGGTAATGAATAA
- a CDS encoding IS4 family transposase, translated as VRKVVYKDEETGKIFTFITNHFHWSANTIAGIYRQRWQVELFFKWIKQNLKIKTFIGTSMNAVITQIMVALCTYLMLAWMKFTFNLKQSPMQIIRLLQMNLFVSRNLMEIFKPPEQKLENTNQLGWKF; from the coding sequence CTGTGCGTAAGGTTGTCTATAAAGATGAAGAAACAGGTAAGATTTTCACCTTTATAACCAATCATTTTCATTGGTCAGCCAATACTATTGCAGGTATTTACAGACAGCGATGGCAAGTTGAATTGTTCTTTAAGTGGATTAAGCAAAACCTAAAAATAAAAACATTCATTGGCACCTCTATGAATGCTGTTATCACACAAATTATGGTCGCACTTTGCACTTACCTTATGCTTGCTTGGATGAAGTTTACATTCAACTTGAAACAAAGCCCGATGCAAATTATTCGATTGCTACAAATGAATTTGTTCGTGAGTAGAAACTTGATGGAAATCTTCAAGCCTCCCGAACAAAAACTTGAAAATACGAATCAATTGGGGTGGAAGTTTTGA
- the pheS gene encoding phenylalanine--tRNA ligase subunit alpha: MSEIDSLKAQLQALQEKALALFADAADLKALQALRVAYLGKKGELTSVLKGVGKLPPQDRPVIGQFVNATKNALAEALDKAESLLASKEKEARIDAERIDVTLSGRTSTPGALHPVQQGLHEMTAIFSQMGFALAEGPEIEDEFHNFDALNIPAEHPARANHDTFFFDIEGTADTKLLRTHTSPVQIRAMQACVDAGGEPPLAVVAAGRVYRCDYDVTHSPMFHQVEVFKVDKDVSLAHLKGVLQHFLSAYFEKDVPIRLRPHYFPFTEPSAEVDIGCVFCNHKGCRICKGSGWIEVLGSGMIHPNVLKAVGIDSSIYSGFAFGLGVERLVMLKHGIPDLRLFFENDVRFLRRMGAK; this comes from the coding sequence ATGAGTGAGATTGATTCTTTAAAAGCACAGCTACAAGCGCTGCAAGAGAAAGCGTTGGCTTTGTTTGCAGATGCAGCTGATTTAAAAGCATTGCAAGCCTTGCGTGTGGCTTATTTGGGTAAAAAAGGTGAACTGACCAGTGTGCTTAAAGGCGTGGGTAAGTTACCACCGCAAGATAGACCTGTGATTGGTCAGTTTGTAAATGCGACCAAAAATGCATTGGCGGAAGCTTTGGATAAAGCTGAATCTTTATTGGCGAGCAAAGAAAAAGAAGCGCGTATTGATGCAGAGCGTATTGATGTAACCTTGTCTGGACGCACGTCAACGCCCGGCGCACTTCATCCTGTGCAGCAGGGTTTGCATGAAATGACGGCTATATTCTCTCAAATGGGTTTTGCGCTGGCGGAAGGTCCTGAAATTGAAGATGAATTTCATAACTTCGATGCTTTAAATATTCCTGCAGAACATCCTGCGCGTGCCAACCATGATACCTTTTTCTTTGATATTGAAGGCACCGCCGATACAAAATTATTGCGCACGCATACTTCACCCGTACAAATTCGTGCTATGCAAGCTTGTGTGGATGCAGGTGGTGAACCGCCACTTGCGGTAGTAGCAGCGGGGCGTGTTTATCGTTGTGATTATGATGTGACCCATTCACCTATGTTTCATCAGGTTGAAGTGTTTAAGGTGGATAAAGATGTATCGCTGGCGCATTTAAAAGGTGTGCTACAACATTTCTTGTCAGCTTATTTTGAAAAAGATGTACCGATTCGTTTGCGCCCCCATTATTTCCCGTTTACAGAGCCTTCTGCGGAAGTAGATATTGGTTGTGTATTTTGCAATCACAAAGGTTGCCGTATTTGTAAAGGCAGCGGTTGGATTGAAGTGTTGGGCAGCGGTATGATTCACCCCAATGTGCTGAAAGCGGTGGGTATTGATAGCAGTATATATTCTGGATTTGCCTTTGGTTTGGGCGTGGAGCGTTTGGTGATGCTAAAACATGGTATTCCTGATTTGCGATTATTCTTTGAAAACGATGTGCGATTCTTACGCAGAATGGGGGCTAAGTAG
- a CDS encoding TetR/AcrR family transcriptional regulator, with the protein MARGKHTREEIRQLAIDVAEQCIVEHGMQGMNARHIAKEMGYAVGTLYQVFKSMDLLIFEVNMRSLLALEKYLRAAVQDATHCHAAIEAMVMRYVDYALQETNRWQTLFEHRLPDDVELPEIYQKHRAQLFRLLEEQLKCAYPDKSNQDIALEARALWAGVHGICTLTLLNKLDDDGLHIKDIVQTLLVRFNIEGGDV; encoded by the coding sequence ATGGCAAGAGGAAAACATACGCGTGAAGAAATCAGGCAGCTGGCGATTGATGTTGCTGAGCAGTGTATTGTTGAGCATGGCATGCAGGGGATGAATGCAAGACATATTGCCAAAGAAATGGGTTATGCTGTAGGTACATTATACCAAGTATTTAAGAGCATGGATTTGCTTATTTTTGAAGTCAATATGCGCTCATTGTTGGCTTTGGAGAAATATTTACGTGCAGCGGTGCAAGATGCGACACATTGTCATGCGGCGATTGAAGCCATGGTGATGCGTTATGTGGATTATGCATTGCAAGAAACAAATCGCTGGCAGACTTTGTTTGAGCATCGTTTGCCTGATGATGTAGAGCTTCCTGAAATATATCAAAAACATAGGGCACAATTGTTTCGTCTGCTTGAAGAACAGTTGAAATGCGCCTATCCTGATAAGTCTAATCAAGACATTGCCTTAGAGGCGAGGGCGTTATGGGCGGGCGTACATGGGATTTGTACCCTAACACTGCTGAACAAGTTGGATGATGATGGTTTGCACATCAAAGATATTGTGCAAACTTTATTGGTCCGTTTTAACATTGAGGGAGGTGATGTATGA